A genomic region of Helicobacter sp. 12S02232-10 contains the following coding sequences:
- a CDS encoding aromatic amino acid transport family protein yields MSKNDFLWVLSLYGTAIGAGVLFLPIKTGAGGLIPLIMMLVLAFPITFFAHRALCRFVLSSSVSSDDITAVAQEYFGKAGGMVITLLYFCAIFPILLIYSVGITNTLESFIIHQMDLQSPNRLLLAFILVGILVLIVSFGQEFIVRVMSTLVFPFIIVLMLIAISLIPEWNLNLFNNVDFSWHQDLKKLWLMLPVMVFAFNHSPIISSLAVYTKEKYGDMADQKSSRIIGASNVLMIVSVMFFVFSFMMCLSYDDFITAQDQNISILSLLANIAGRFQNPIVKAIAPILVYAAPLIAFIAMGKSFFGHYLGAQEGFNRILFQISSGKIPLKTAKKITIVFTFIVSWLVAYANPQILNIIDNIVGPVLAIILFIMPLYAIYRFDALRKYKRPLENLFILIFGLLTISAAVYSIFYS; encoded by the coding sequence ATGAGCAAGAATGATTTTTTATGGGTATTGAGCCTTTATGGAACTGCCATTGGCGCAGGTGTTTTGTTTTTGCCGATAAAAACAGGCGCAGGTGGTCTTATTCCTTTGATAATGATGCTTGTATTGGCATTCCCGATTACTTTTTTTGCTCATCGTGCTTTGTGTCGTTTTGTATTGTCTTCTTCGGTAAGTTCTGATGATATTACTGCAGTCGCGCAAGAATATTTTGGTAAAGCTGGAGGAATGGTGATTACACTTTTGTATTTTTGCGCTATTTTTCCCATCTTGCTTATTTATAGCGTTGGGATTACAAATACGCTTGAGAGTTTTATTATCCATCAGATGGATTTACAATCCCCTAATCGTTTGTTATTGGCTTTTATTTTAGTTGGGATTTTGGTTTTGATTGTAAGCTTTGGGCAAGAGTTCATTGTTAGGGTTATGAGTACTTTAGTTTTTCCTTTTATCATAGTTTTGATGTTGATTGCGATTTCTTTGATACCTGAGTGGAATTTAAATTTATTTAATAATGTTGATTTTTCTTGGCATCAAGACCTTAAAAAGCTTTGGTTGATGTTGCCTGTAATGGTTTTTGCTTTTAATCATTCCCCTATTATTTCTTCTTTGGCTGTCTATACTAAGGAAAAATACGGGGATATGGCCGATCAAAAAAGCTCTCGCATTATTGGTGCAAGCAATGTTTTAATGATTGTAAGCGTGATGTTTTTTGTCTTTTCTTTTATGATGTGTTTGAGTTATGATGATTTTATCACAGCACAGGATCAAAACATATCTATATTATCTTTGCTTGCAAATATTGCAGGAAGATTTCAAAATCCGATTGTTAAGGCGATTGCTCCGATTTTAGTTTATGCAGCACCACTTATTGCTTTTATTGCGATGGGTAAGTCATTTTTCGGGCATTATTTGGGCGCTCAAGAAGGTTTTAATCGAATTTTGTTTCAGATTTCTAGTGGTAAAATTCCACTAAAAACTGCTAAAAAAATTACTATCGTCTTCACTTTTATCGTTTCTTGGTTGGTAGCTTATGCAAACCCCCAAATTCTAAATATCATTGATAATATCGTCGGGCCGGTGTTGGCAATCATATTATTCATTATGCCTTTATATGCGATTTATAGATTTGATGCGTTAAGAAAATACAAAAGACCTTTGGAAAATTTATTCATTCTTATTTTTGGTTTATTGACCATTTCAGCAGCCGTTTATAGTATTTTTTATTCTTGA
- a CDS encoding L-serine ammonia-lyase, which translates to MSNLNIFKIGVGPSSSHTLGPMLAGNLFCQKIRNKLEKITKIQVCFYGSLSLTGKGHLSDRAIIWGLSGLEAKNLDTLTQETTIAKALKDKKLLLCGQKEIDFNYEKDLLFSKQFLLLHENGLTLKAIDSNGNILDEETYYSVGGGFVKTQQELQKIKENGIEKEENPDLKIIFNHSKDILDFCHKQGKNLIQASLEYELQFNTLEHINRYCLEIWTTMQEVYHNGIHPKNNTLPGKLKLHRRAPGLFSRLQATTDPLGIIDFISLYAIAIAEENASGAKVITAPTNGACAVNPAVLLYLKNHTVGFSDQKAVDFLLAAMLIGSLYKKNASISGAEAGCQAEIGVASSMAAAAMASVLGADAFIASNAAEIAMEHHLGLTCDPVGGLVQIPCIERNAFGAIKAIMAARMAMSRKSAPKVTLDEVILTMYNTGKDMNLKYKETSLGGLATTLSSIC; encoded by the coding sequence ATGAGCAATCTAAATATATTTAAAATAGGGGTTGGTCCCTCCTCTTCACATACTTTAGGACCAATGCTTGCAGGGAACTTATTTTGCCAAAAAATTAGGAATAAATTGGAAAAAATCACAAAAATACAAGTTTGCTTTTATGGATCTTTATCCCTCACAGGCAAAGGGCATTTAAGCGATAGAGCCATCATTTGGGGATTAAGCGGATTAGAAGCGAAAAATCTCGATACTTTGACCCAAGAAACCACGATCGCCAAAGCACTCAAAGACAAAAAACTTCTCTTGTGCGGGCAAAAAGAAATTGATTTTAATTACGAAAAAGACCTTCTATTTTCAAAACAATTCCTTCTTTTACACGAAAATGGACTGACACTAAAAGCGATTGATTCAAATGGAAACATATTAGATGAAGAAACCTACTATTCTGTTGGAGGGGGATTTGTCAAAACACAGCAAGAATTACAAAAAATCAAGGAAAATGGTATAGAAAAAGAAGAAAATCCTGATCTCAAAATTATTTTCAATCATTCCAAAGACATTCTTGATTTTTGCCATAAGCAAGGTAAAAATTTGATTCAAGCCTCCCTTGAATACGAACTCCAGTTTAATACTCTTGAACATATCAATCGCTATTGCTTAGAAATATGGACAACAATGCAAGAAGTGTATCACAATGGTATCCATCCTAAAAATAACACATTGCCTGGAAAACTCAAGCTCCACAGAAGAGCACCTGGTCTCTTCAGTAGATTGCAAGCCACAACCGACCCGCTTGGAATCATTGATTTCATTTCTCTATATGCCATCGCTATAGCTGAAGAGAATGCAAGTGGTGCAAAAGTCATCACCGCTCCTACAAATGGGGCTTGTGCAGTTAATCCAGCCGTTTTATTGTATCTGAAAAACCATACCGTAGGTTTTAGCGATCAAAAAGCAGTGGATTTTTTACTTGCAGCAATGCTCATCGGTTCTCTTTACAAAAAAAATGCGAGCATTAGCGGTGCTGAAGCGGGTTGTCAAGCTGAAATCGGAGTGGCAAGCTCAATGGCTGCTGCTGCTATGGCCTCTGTTCTTGGAGCTGATGCTTTTATCGCTTCCAATGCAGCTGAAATCGCTATGGAACATCATTTGGGACTAACTTGCGATCCTGTAGGAGGTCTTGTCCAAATCCCTTGCATTGAAAGAAATGCCTTTGGAGCTATCAAAGCCATTATGGCAGCAAGAATGGCAATGAGCCGTAAAAGCGCTCCAAAAGTAACGCTTGATGAAGTCATTTTGACAATGTATAACACCGGAAAAGATATGAATCTCAAATATAAAGAAACTTCACTTGGAGGATTGGCAACAACATTATCAAGCATTTGTTAA
- a CDS encoding catalase, producing the protein MTTKCILLSLGLMMGVLFAQETLTPQEAADFFYQRFGDKNYPHKKVNHTKGFCIAGHFDPRKDIDEFVKIPLLNTKSKVVARFSTGGGNPNASDRFSVHGLALKLTNGKDYWDLAMLNTVINAGKTPDVIVEFLKAVSDPDKKNLEVLAGKYPSVRRFLDYGKTLGVPLSLANVQFNTQHVYKILGADAKIMNAKIIFVPHAGIIELSDKEAKKAGDNFLEKRFQEDLKKGSVKYYMYLVLANPKDVLDDISIPWENTNRKIFLGTLELDKFKGNSCNLDVFLPGILPEGVQAPIDPVFEFRNQVYGITHQRRQ; encoded by the coding sequence ATGACAACAAAATGCATATTATTATCTTTAGGGTTGATGATGGGAGTACTTTTTGCTCAAGAAACCCTTACCCCTCAGGAAGCAGCGGATTTTTTTTATCAGAGGTTTGGAGATAAAAATTATCCCCATAAAAAAGTCAATCATACTAAAGGATTTTGTATCGCAGGTCACTTTGACCCTCGAAAAGACATAGATGAATTTGTAAAAATCCCTTTATTGAACACAAAAAGTAAAGTTGTTGCAAGATTTTCCACAGGTGGAGGAAATCCAAATGCAAGTGATCGATTTAGTGTTCATGGTTTGGCACTTAAATTGACTAATGGGAAAGATTATTGGGATTTAGCGATGTTAAACACTGTGATTAATGCAGGAAAAACTCCTGATGTGATTGTGGAATTTTTGAAAGCTGTTTCTGATCCTGATAAGAAAAATTTAGAGGTACTTGCTGGAAAATACCCAAGTGTGCGACGATTTTTGGACTATGGGAAGACACTTGGAGTGCCTTTAAGTCTTGCTAATGTGCAATTTAATACCCAACACGTTTATAAAATTTTAGGGGCAGATGCAAAGATAATGAATGCAAAGATTATTTTTGTTCCCCACGCAGGAATCATTGAGCTTTCTGATAAAGAAGCAAAGAAAGCAGGCGATAACTTTTTAGAAAAAAGATTTCAAGAAGATCTTAAAAAAGGTAGCGTGAAGTATTATATGTATTTAGTTTTGGCTAATCCTAAAGATGTGCTTGATGATATTAGCATACCTTGGGAAAATACAAATAGAAAGATTTTTTTAGGCACATTAGAGTTGGACAAATTTAAAGGCAATTCGTGTAATCTCGATGTATTTTTGCCTGGCATACTCCCTGAAGGTGTCCAAGCTCCCATTGATCCTGTCTTTGAATTTCGCAATCAGGTTTATGGTATCACCCATCAAAGACGGCAATAG
- a CDS encoding TonB-dependent receptor — protein MQMVQRKRHFISVSLMLFLTGSFYSVFGDETKDYELNKIVTTSTRTPTLISEAPGNVTVMDHKEIKDRTSQQLSDMMRVMAGIKVDKDAGYNGRPQVFMRGIPYGTLVMLDGVILNDLEGEMRIIQSISSMDIEKIEVVRGPFSSLYGTGGIGGVINFITSMPTKLESKAELGYGNEIVNGGAEQNRVRGYFSIGDAFFDKRLRVKASYGFTTSDGYARVPALMKKTFDTADNITVNGHTPATGENVGNVGRTGYLTNNVHIKAEYDWADKDTTSLTFNMSTINENQNSVKTDLRDANNQPVYGGKISTGTTPNNFYSPFYGIGWSGFRFEQNYIASISHKHYFDDDSSLTTTISSVDLVSHFADGNASNSNTSIFGGPGESLDNAASSNYLDVIYQNKLSDKHTLMVGFQGRMMSASNDRNYVGNWTQRDFWKTYTGLYRQDKSSAWTIAAWTQFTSKWSDIFSTNLGLRLDYWQTYNMTTMDKTSTDPSRQVLPDTKKFFPSPKFALNYKPYKYTVLKGSIGLAFRAPNTREMYAHAHSGDYQESNPLLSPEYGLEFDLGIEQGNAYGGLFKAYYYQTEMYNAIYKNGSGTVDDPYKNINGGHERINGVELEVDQKIYGDLSLMANYTFTNARVIKNNADPSTNGHYIAFIPQHMGHLALLYGGEDREGFYGSLQMNVQSGAYTNIKNTKTPSHTFGSVDPRATFDAKIGYEFHNKTSLSLSFLNFTNAQYYDYYKTMGASFYVQIASKFF, from the coding sequence ATGCAAATGGTCCAAAGGAAGAGACATTTTATTTCAGTTTCACTGATGTTGTTTTTGACAGGCAGTTTTTATTCAGTTTTTGGAGATGAGACCAAAGATTACGAACTTAACAAGATTGTTACAACCTCTACGCGAACCCCCACTTTGATTTCAGAGGCACCAGGTAATGTTACTGTGATGGATCATAAAGAAATCAAAGACAGGACATCCCAGCAGTTGAGTGATATGATGCGGGTAATGGCAGGCATAAAGGTGGATAAAGATGCAGGCTATAACGGAAGACCCCAAGTCTTTATGCGAGGAATCCCTTATGGGACGCTTGTAATGCTAGATGGAGTAATTTTGAATGATTTAGAAGGAGAAATGCGCATTATTCAATCAATTTCAAGTATGGATATTGAAAAAATAGAAGTTGTTCGCGGTCCTTTTAGTAGTTTGTATGGAACCGGCGGGATAGGGGGTGTTATCAACTTTATCACTTCAATGCCTACAAAACTTGAATCAAAAGCGGAGTTGGGTTATGGCAATGAAATTGTCAATGGGGGTGCAGAACAAAATAGAGTTCGCGGGTATTTCAGCATAGGAGATGCTTTCTTTGATAAACGTTTGCGTGTAAAAGCAAGCTATGGATTTACAACAAGCGATGGGTATGCACGTGTGCCTGCATTAATGAAAAAAACATTTGATACAGCTGATAATATTACGGTTAATGGACATACTCCTGCAACAGGAGAGAATGTAGGCAATGTGGGTCGCACGGGATATTTGACAAATAATGTCCATATCAAAGCAGAATATGATTGGGCAGATAAAGATACTACGAGTTTGACGTTTAATATGTCTACGATTAATGAAAATCAAAATTCTGTCAAAACAGATTTAAGAGATGCAAATAATCAGCCTGTTTATGGCGGTAAAATCAGTACCGGCACTACTCCCAATAATTTTTACAGCCCTTTTTATGGGATTGGTTGGTCAGGATTTCGGTTTGAACAAAACTACATCGCTTCAATTTCTCATAAACACTATTTTGATGATGATTCTTCACTCACTACCACGATTTCTAGTGTGGATTTGGTTTCACATTTTGCTGATGGAAATGCTTCTAATAGCAATACGAGTATTTTTGGTGGTCCTGGGGAGTCTTTGGATAATGCTGCGAGCAGTAATTATTTAGATGTGATTTATCAAAATAAACTTTCAGATAAACATACTTTAATGGTAGGTTTTCAAGGTAGGATGATGAGTGCTTCTAACGATAGGAATTATGTGGGTAATTGGACGCAGAGAGATTTTTGGAAGACCTATACCGGTCTTTACAGACAAGATAAAAGCAGTGCTTGGACGATTGCAGCTTGGACACAATTTACGAGTAAATGGAGCGATATTTTTAGCACCAATTTGGGATTGAGATTGGATTATTGGCAGACTTATAATATGACTACGATGGATAAAACTTCTACTGATCCAAGCAGACAGGTTTTGCCCGATACGAAAAAATTCTTTCCCTCTCCAAAATTTGCACTCAATTACAAGCCTTATAAATATACTGTGTTGAAAGGTTCCATCGGGTTGGCATTTCGTGCGCCCAATACAAGAGAGATGTATGCACACGCCCATAGCGGGGATTATCAAGAGAGTAACCCGCTTCTTTCTCCAGAATATGGCTTAGAGTTTGATCTTGGGATTGAACAAGGAAATGCTTATGGCGGGCTTTTTAAGGCATATTACTATCAGACTGAAATGTATAATGCTATTTATAAAAATGGTTCAGGGACTGTTGATGATCCTTATAAAAATATTAACGGCGGACACGAACGCATTAATGGGGTTGAACTTGAAGTTGATCAGAAAATTTATGGGGATTTGTCCTTGATGGCTAATTATACTTTTACCAACGCCCGAGTGATTAAAAATAATGCTGATCCTTCTACAAACGGGCATTATATTGCTTTTATCCCACAACATATGGGGCATTTGGCATTATTGTATGGGGGAGAGGATAGGGAAGGATTTTATGGTTCTTTGCAAATGAATGTACAATCAGGAGCTTACACAAACATAAAAAACACAAAAACTCCTAGCCATACTTTTGGTTCAGTCGATCCGCGAGCGACATTTGATGCTAAAATCGGGTATGAATTCCATAATAAAACCTCACTTTCGCTTAGCTTTTTGAATTTTACCAATGCCCAATATTATGATTATTATAAGACAATGGGAGCTTCATTTTATGTTCAAATCGCAAGCAAGTTTTTTTAG
- a CDS encoding sodium-dependent transporter, translating to MQKRQLWSSRLTYILTVAGATVGFGATWRFPYLVGENGGGAYVLVFIIAMIVVGIPVILVENVIGRRAHMNSVDAFGGFVEEKKISKYWKIIGYMGLAGSFGILAYYMVLGGWVISYIVNILNGTLNLSAPINKEITSLFYSTHIEQAPLEIGIFTFIFVALNWLILSRGIIDGIERSMKYLMPLLFLCLMAMVIRNLTMPGAMEGVKFYLTPDFTKITPKLFILVLGQVFFALSLGFGVMITLSSYLDKNEDLIKTAAMTGVLNTFIAIMAGFMIFPSLFSFGLNPDSGPSLVFKTLPIVFSHMHFGNAFGIVFFLLLIVAALTTSLPIYEVIITAIVEKLKWRRQNAIAFVLGMIFIFGNIPCILTYGPWSEVKIFGKNIFDAFDFISGNILFVLTALGASIFVGWVLREDAIKELKNGNSANAKLVGIWYKYVKYAIPIIILVIFISGFIISF from the coding sequence ATGCAAAAAAGACAGCTTTGGTCAAGTCGTCTTACCTATATTTTAACGGTAGCAGGAGCTACGGTAGGGTTTGGAGCAACTTGGCGGTTTCCTTATTTAGTTGGAGAAAACGGAGGTGGGGCTTATGTATTGGTTTTTATCATTGCAATGATTGTTGTGGGCATACCAGTTATTTTGGTAGAAAATGTGATTGGGAGACGTGCCCATATGAATTCTGTAGATGCTTTTGGCGGGTTTGTAGAAGAGAAAAAGATTTCTAAATATTGGAAAATTATCGGTTATATGGGTTTGGCAGGTTCTTTTGGTATTTTGGCTTATTATATGGTGCTTGGGGGATGGGTCATCTCTTATATCGTGAATATTCTTAATGGCACTTTGAATCTTTCTGCTCCTATAAATAAAGAAATAACCTCACTTTTTTATTCCACACATATTGAGCAAGCTCCTTTAGAGATAGGCATTTTTACTTTTATTTTTGTCGCACTGAATTGGTTGATTTTATCTAGGGGGATTATTGATGGGATTGAGCGTTCGATGAAATATCTGATGCCTTTGCTTTTCTTATGTTTGATGGCGATGGTGATTCGTAATCTTACAATGCCTGGAGCAATGGAGGGGGTAAAATTTTACCTTACGCCTGATTTTACCAAGATCACACCCAAGCTCTTTATTTTAGTTTTAGGGCAAGTATTTTTTGCTTTGTCTTTGGGGTTTGGAGTGATGATCACGCTTTCTTCTTATCTGGATAAGAATGAAGACTTGATAAAAACGGCTGCAATGACAGGGGTTTTAAATACTTTTATTGCAATTATGGCGGGATTTATGATTTTTCCTTCGCTTTTTAGCTTTGGTTTGAATCCAGATTCTGGGCCTTCTTTGGTTTTTAAAACTCTTCCGATCGTGTTTTCGCATATGCATTTTGGGAATGCTTTTGGAATTGTGTTTTTTTTACTTCTGATTGTGGCAGCACTAACTACTTCTTTGCCCATCTATGAAGTTATTATCACTGCAATTGTTGAAAAACTCAAATGGAGGCGTCAAAACGCGATTGCTTTTGTTTTGGGGATGATTTTTATTTTCGGGAATATTCCTTGTATTTTGACTTATGGTCCTTGGAGTGAGGTTAAAATTTTTGGAAAAAATATTTTTGATGCTTTTGATTTTATCAGTGGGAATATTTTATTTGTTTTGACGGCTTTGGGGGCGAGTATTTTTGTAGGATGGGTGCTTAGAGAAGACGCAATCAAAGAGCTTAAAAACGGAAATTCTGCAAATGCAAAATTGGTTGGGATTTGGTATAAATATGTCAAGTACGCCATTCCTATAATCATTTTGGTAATTTTTATCAGCGGTTTTATCATTTCTTTTTAG
- a CDS encoding asparaginase: protein MKISIGSLGGTISMTSKNKGEGVVPKLCAKDFIAALPDIEAELYAESLFALPSGHLKFEMLLSALDWANTQIKNGANGVILTQGTDTLEESAFLCDLFWNHREPLILMGAMRDANAIGADGIRNLYSSILCALSPNSTERGVMVVMNDTIHTARWVRKSHSFSVNTFCSDGKTCGFISEGKVEYFYPKLKRFILPMPSVMKKVFLWEQTLDGDASVLEWVKQTQDGLVIKGFGAGHISLETSALLDSVIEKMPVVVCTRTTDGSAAYQTYGYKGAEIDLRERGVLMGGYLSGRKARILLWAILGNGLNMEIYQDFLDTLID from the coding sequence ATGAAAATATCTATCGGTTCTTTAGGCGGGACAATTTCAATGACTTCAAAAAACAAAGGCGAGGGTGTTGTTCCTAAGCTTTGTGCAAAAGATTTTATTGCAGCACTTCCTGATATTGAGGCAGAACTTTATGCAGAAAGTCTTTTTGCTCTCCCAAGTGGGCATTTAAAATTTGAAATGCTTTTAAGTGCCCTAGATTGGGCGAATACTCAAATAAAAAATGGTGCTAATGGCGTGATCCTTACACAGGGAACAGATACACTTGAAGAAAGTGCTTTTTTATGTGATTTGTTTTGGAATCATCGCGAGCCTTTGATTTTAATGGGAGCAATGAGAGATGCTAATGCTATTGGGGCAGATGGCATTAGGAATCTTTATAGCAGTATTTTATGTGCCCTTAGTCCTAATAGCACAGAAAGAGGGGTGATGGTGGTAATGAATGATACCATCCATACAGCTAGATGGGTGAGAAAATCTCATAGTTTTTCGGTAAATACTTTTTGTTCAGATGGCAAAACTTGTGGCTTTATTTCTGAGGGGAAAGTAGAGTATTTTTATCCTAAATTGAAACGTTTCATTTTACCTATGCCTTCTGTTATGAAAAAAGTATTTTTGTGGGAACAGACTTTAGATGGGGATGCAAGTGTTTTGGAATGGGTCAAACAAACCCAAGATGGCTTAGTTATCAAAGGATTCGGAGCTGGACATATTAGTTTGGAAACAAGTGCGCTACTTGATAGTGTGATAGAAAAAATGCCTGTCGTTGTCTGTACAAGGACAACAGATGGATCCGCAGCTTATCAAACCTATGGTTATAAAGGGGCTGAAATTGATTTGAGAGAGCGGGGAGTTTTGATGGGAGGCTATTTAAGCGGGAGAAAAGCTAGGATTTTATTATGGGCAATCTTAGGGAATGGTTTGAATATGGAGATATATCAAGATTTTTTAGATACCCTTATTGATTAG
- a CDS encoding MFS transporter produces MYKQRYRYHIFFLVLLLALINYIDRGALSYSGEFIIDEYGLDKSSWGAVLGFFGYGYMFGALLGGVLSDRFGPKKVWLFAGVFWSIFEILTAWAGDIGMMFFGGSVLAGFGVMRILFGFAEGPAYSVINKTISNWAAPKERGFVVSMGLLSTPLGALLTAPVAVFLLSYSGSWRVAFIVLGIAGLIALFFLMQALTDYPHQNPKVSQEELKIIGEKSLCDTIDKTKADLKWWHFFKSRTLILNTVGYFAFNYVNFLLLTWTPKYLQDMFGYDLFSLWYMGMIPWIGACVTILLGGKISDFLLNKTGSLKIARGYFAAILLFLTTISFLSINLVTSVALVIAIIALGNALNSFANTVYWSVVIDTSPKEKVGTFSGIMHFLGNIASVLAPTLTGYLVSSKGYEAMFMAAAAVTCVGMFCMFLIKPGKL; encoded by the coding sequence ATGTATAAGCAACGTTATCGATATCATATTTTCTTTTTAGTGCTTTTGCTTGCTTTGATCAACTATATTGATCGGGGAGCGTTGTCCTATTCAGGGGAGTTTATTATCGATGAATACGGACTTGATAAAAGCTCTTGGGGGGCAGTGCTTGGATTTTTCGGTTATGGTTATATGTTTGGAGCACTCCTTGGAGGTGTGCTTTCTGATCGATTCGGTCCTAAAAAAGTATGGCTTTTTGCAGGAGTATTTTGGTCGATTTTTGAAATCCTTACAGCGTGGGCAGGAGACATTGGAATGATGTTTTTTGGTGGTTCAGTTTTAGCAGGTTTTGGAGTGATGAGAATTCTTTTTGGATTTGCTGAAGGACCTGCATATTCTGTAATTAATAAAACTATCAGCAATTGGGCAGCACCCAAAGAAAGAGGATTTGTCGTTTCAATGGGGCTTTTAAGTACGCCTTTAGGAGCCTTATTGACTGCTCCTGTAGCGGTATTTTTACTGAGCTATTCAGGAAGTTGGCGGGTTGCATTTATTGTATTGGGGATTGCGGGGCTAATTGCATTATTTTTTCTGATGCAAGCACTGACGGATTATCCCCATCAAAATCCTAAAGTGAGTCAAGAAGAACTTAAAATCATCGGTGAAAAAAGTTTATGTGACACTATTGATAAAACCAAAGCTGATTTAAAATGGTGGCATTTTTTTAAAAGCAGAACCTTGATTTTAAATACGGTTGGGTATTTTGCATTCAATTATGTGAATTTTTTGCTTTTGACTTGGACACCCAAATATCTCCAAGATATGTTTGGTTATGATTTGTTTTCTTTGTGGTATATGGGGATGATTCCTTGGATTGGGGCTTGTGTTACTATTCTTTTGGGTGGCAAAATTTCTGATTTTTTACTGAATAAAACAGGAAGTCTAAAAATTGCTAGAGGCTATTTTGCTGCTATTTTGTTATTTTTGACCACGATTAGTTTTTTGTCGATAAATTTGGTAACTTCAGTAGCTTTAGTGATTGCTATTATTGCTTTGGGGAATGCCTTGAATTCCTTTGCAAATACTGTTTATTGGAGTGTTGTGATCGATACTTCACCTAAAGAAAAAGTAGGCACATTTAGTGGCATAATGCATTTTTTAGGCAATATCGCTTCTGTGCTTGCCCCTACGCTTACAGGATATTTGGTAAGCTCAAAAGGTTATGAAGCTATGTTTATGGCAGCTGCAGCAGTTACTTGCGTGGGAATGTTTTGTATGTTTTTGATCAAACCAGGAAAATTATAG
- a CDS encoding tartrate dehydrogenase, translating to MKKEFNIAVIKGDGIGNEVMPEGLKILEYVDSKFGLNLKFKEFDFANCDYYLKHKKMMPDDWFEILKDYDAIYFGAVGMPQIVPDHISLWGSLLKFRRDFDQYINLRPVRLLDGIPCPLAGKRSQDINFVVVRENTEGEYSSVGGKMFEGTPNEFVIQESIFTRRGVDRVLEYAFKLAEKSERKTLTSATKSNGISISMPYWDERTEMMAKSFPNVKYDKQHIDILCARFVLQPERFNIVVASNLFGDILSDLGPACAGTIGVSASANINPQRNFPSLFEPVHGSAPDIFGKNIANPIGMIWSGALMLEFLGEKEPMYQKASKEIIQAIEKVVKEGPKTPDMGGNAKTFEVGDGICAVLKNL from the coding sequence ATGAAAAAAGAATTCAATATAGCTGTTATTAAGGGCGATGGAATCGGTAATGAAGTAATGCCTGAGGGGTTGAAAATTTTAGAATATGTCGATTCGAAGTTTGGCTTGAATTTAAAATTTAAAGAATTTGATTTTGCAAATTGTGATTATTATCTCAAGCACAAAAAGATGATGCCTGATGATTGGTTTGAGATTTTAAAAGATTATGATGCAATTTATTTTGGGGCTGTAGGGATGCCCCAGATCGTTCCTGATCATATTTCTTTGTGGGGGTCGCTTTTAAAATTTCGAAGAGATTTTGACCAATATATTAACCTACGTCCAGTGCGTCTTTTAGATGGTATTCCTTGTCCTTTGGCAGGGAAAAGAAGTCAAGATATTAATTTTGTAGTGGTCAGAGAAAATACTGAAGGGGAATATTCTTCTGTCGGAGGAAAAATGTTTGAGGGAACACCTAATGAATTTGTAATTCAAGAATCCATTTTTACTAGAAGAGGTGTGGATAGAGTACTTGAATATGCTTTCAAACTGGCTGAAAAATCTGAGAGGAAGACACTGACTTCAGCGACAAAATCCAATGGCATTTCGATTTCTATGCCTTATTGGGATGAACGCACAGAGATGATGGCAAAGTCATTTCCAAATGTCAAATATGATAAGCAACACATTGATATTTTGTGTGCAAGATTTGTTTTGCAACCTGAACGCTTCAATATAGTAGTTGCTTCCAATCTTTTTGGTGATATCCTTTCTGATCTTGGTCCTGCGTGTGCGGGAACTATTGGAGTCAGTGCAAGTGCAAATATCAATCCTCAAAGGAATTTCCCCTCACTTTTTGAGCCTGTACACGGCTCAGCCCCAGATATTTTTGGTAAAAATATTGCCAATCCAATCGGAATGATTTGGTCAGGTGCTTTGATGTTGGAATTTTTGGGTGAAAAAGAACCTATGTATCAAAAGGCTTCCAAAGAAATTATCCAAGCTATAGAAAAAGTAGTCAAAGAAGGTCCTAAAACTCCTGATATGGGCGGAAATGCCAAGACCTTTGAGGTGGGTGATGGGATTTGTGCAGTACTTAAAAATCTTTAG